One Microlunatus soli genomic window carries:
- a CDS encoding sulfatase family protein — protein sequence MTSPSRTADRAPNIVLITTDQHHWKAMGTRTPILQTPHLDRLAAEGVTVDRAYCPNPLCTPSRASILTGQYPSSHGAWTLGTKLDESATTVAGLLSAAGYRTSLIGKAHLQPLASVPGQTSIETPEHFRDWDLWRSFHGPFYGFDHIEITRNHADEQWVGAHYALWMQEQGLTDWPRYFRNTDGSGGRLHRWDLPAEYHYTRWTGDRTLAMIDDAVTTERPFFTWASFHDPHPPYLVPEPYASMYDPADCEPGELVPGELDQMHPWFAETQKDDPDFSRWFETPYATHGFNRQVIDKDTMRQHLAIYYGMISFIDDQVGRILDSLDQRGLTDNTLVVFTTDHGHFLGAHGLTAKGPFHYEDLIRIPFLARFPPQIPAGSATESITSLIDLAPTFLAAAGQPTPGAMQGVDQLRAWSGGAPARDHAVVENRFQPSRVHIRSYVDDRYKITIYRGDDHVEVFDLQQDPDELHNLAKDPAHADLIAHLSHRFLDAELQREASNQVRISHA from the coding sequence ATGACCTCCCCGTCCCGTACGGCCGACCGCGCACCCAACATCGTCTTGATCACGACGGATCAGCATCACTGGAAGGCGATGGGCACCCGGACCCCGATCTTGCAGACTCCGCATCTGGACCGGCTCGCTGCCGAAGGTGTCACCGTCGATCGGGCCTACTGCCCGAACCCGCTCTGCACGCCGTCGAGAGCCTCGATCCTCACCGGTCAGTATCCGTCCAGCCATGGCGCCTGGACGCTCGGGACGAAGCTCGACGAGTCGGCGACGACGGTGGCCGGATTACTGTCCGCCGCCGGCTATCGGACCTCGCTGATCGGGAAGGCGCACCTGCAACCACTCGCGTCCGTCCCGGGCCAGACCTCGATCGAGACGCCGGAACACTTCCGGGATTGGGATCTGTGGCGATCGTTCCACGGACCGTTCTACGGCTTCGACCACATCGAGATCACGCGCAACCATGCCGACGAGCAGTGGGTCGGAGCCCACTACGCGCTCTGGATGCAGGAGCAGGGCCTGACCGATTGGCCGCGCTACTTCCGCAATACCGACGGCAGCGGTGGACGCCTCCATCGCTGGGATCTCCCGGCGGAGTACCACTACACCAGGTGGACCGGCGACCGGACGCTGGCCATGATCGACGATGCGGTGACGACCGAGCGCCCGTTCTTCACGTGGGCCAGCTTCCACGATCCGCATCCGCCCTACCTGGTGCCGGAACCGTACGCATCGATGTACGACCCTGCCGACTGCGAACCCGGCGAATTGGTCCCCGGCGAGCTGGACCAGATGCACCCGTGGTTTGCCGAGACCCAGAAGGACGATCCGGACTTCAGCCGATGGTTCGAGACGCCGTACGCGACGCACGGCTTCAACCGACAGGTGATCGACAAGGACACCATGCGCCAACACCTGGCGATCTACTACGGCATGATCAGCTTCATCGACGATCAGGTCGGGCGCATCCTCGACTCCCTTGATCAGCGCGGATTGACCGACAACACACTCGTCGTCTTCACTACCGATCATGGACACTTCCTCGGCGCACACGGTCTCACCGCCAAAGGCCCGTTCCACTACGAGGACCTGATCAGGATTCCCTTCCTGGCGCGCTTTCCTCCTCAGATCCCGGCCGGCAGCGCGACGGAATCGATCACCTCGCTGATCGATCTCGCACCGACCTTCCTGGCTGCCGCCGGACAACCGACCCCCGGAGCGATGCAGGGAGTTGATCAACTCCGAGCCTGGTCGGGCGGAGCCCCAGCTCGTGATCATGCCGTGGTGGAGAACCGCTTCCAACCCAGCCGGGTCCACATCCGCAGCTACGTGGACGACCGGTACAAGATCACCATCTATCGCGGCGATGATCACGTCGAGGTCTTCGACCTTCAGCAGGATCCCGACGAGCTACACAATCTGGCCAAGGACCCGGCCCACGCCGACCTGATCGCACACCTCAGCCACCGCTTCCTGGACGCCGAACTGCAACGCGAAGCCAGCAATCAGGTCCGGATCTCGCACGCCTGA
- a CDS encoding HNH endonuclease signature motif containing protein has protein sequence MTNGTFIADAAGDAASGRSSVSDWLSPGFLDGPSDDHPCWDEGSRWDLELPDDPGDLVHTVAPPLVGVRQAVDRIASTQLWQLSDIELLERLDQLGAVADRLRGEQLRVIAETRRRRICEDQQGWTVADRITDTGRLRPRQGRAMVRLAEQLERFELIAAAIGSADVTVEQATAICTSLKNLPATADPVEVEGLQSELIIRAAEFPADALRRLANRLIEQLEPDTVDERLGAQLEAEERRARRDRYLTWRHGEHGSIDFHGRLPAVAGEAFIGQLDAYEKQARAKGLDHRIDPDTEVPTLAQRRADALTAMIDDLARRQLAPSVHGDRPRVVIVIDYEHLLAGLRSGGVILGSDETVTPGEARRLACGADLLPAVFGGPSTVLDLGRRVRLFTGALRQALTLRDGGCAFPGCDVPPIRCEGHHILPWWDGGETCLSNGVLLCTHHHHLVEPDPTAAPASRWTIRLDHHGLPEVIPPVRIDPRQRPRQHVRFTERSMRQRR, from the coding sequence ATGACCAACGGGACGTTCATTGCCGACGCGGCGGGTGATGCTGCGTCGGGGCGTTCGAGTGTCTCGGACTGGTTGTCTCCTGGTTTTCTGGATGGCCCGTCGGATGATCATCCGTGTTGGGATGAGGGATCACGGTGGGATCTCGAGTTGCCCGACGATCCGGGTGATCTGGTGCACACCGTCGCCCCGCCCCTGGTGGGTGTGCGGCAGGCGGTGGACCGGATCGCATCAACACAGCTGTGGCAGTTGTCCGATATCGAGTTGTTGGAACGGCTGGATCAACTCGGCGCTGTTGCCGACCGGCTCCGGGGTGAACAGTTGCGGGTGATCGCCGAGACCCGACGTCGCCGGATTTGTGAGGATCAGCAGGGCTGGACCGTTGCCGACCGGATCACCGATACCGGCCGGCTCCGACCCCGGCAGGGTCGGGCGATGGTCCGGCTTGCCGAACAGCTGGAACGATTCGAGTTGATCGCGGCTGCGATCGGCTCGGCGGATGTGACGGTGGAACAAGCCACCGCGATCTGCACCAGTCTGAAGAATCTCCCTGCTACCGCCGACCCGGTCGAGGTCGAAGGACTGCAATCCGAGTTGATTATCCGCGCCGCCGAGTTCCCTGCCGATGCGTTGCGCCGGCTGGCGAACCGTCTGATCGAACAGCTCGAGCCCGACACCGTGGACGAACGACTCGGCGCCCAGTTGGAGGCCGAGGAACGTCGGGCCCGGCGGGACCGGTATTTGACCTGGCGGCATGGTGAACACGGATCGATCGATTTTCATGGCCGATTGCCCGCGGTTGCCGGGGAAGCGTTCATCGGTCAGCTCGATGCCTATGAGAAACAGGCCCGAGCCAAAGGCCTTGATCACCGGATCGACCCGGACACCGAGGTGCCGACCCTGGCGCAACGCCGCGCCGACGCTCTGACCGCGATGATCGACGACCTGGCCCGACGCCAACTCGCCCCGTCGGTGCATGGTGACCGGCCGCGGGTGGTGATCGTGATCGACTACGAGCACCTGTTGGCCGGACTCCGATCCGGAGGAGTGATCCTCGGCTCCGACGAGACCGTCACACCCGGCGAAGCCCGCCGGTTGGCGTGTGGTGCGGACCTGCTGCCGGCGGTCTTCGGTGGCCCGTCGACGGTCCTGGATCTTGGCCGAAGAGTGCGGTTGTTCACCGGCGCGCTGCGGCAAGCGTTGACCCTGCGCGACGGCGGGTGTGCCTTCCCGGGTTGTGACGTGCCACCGATCCGGTGCGAGGGACATCACATCCTGCCGTGGTGGGACGGCGGCGAGACCTGCCTGTCCAACGGCGTCCTGCTCTGCACCCACCACCACCATCTGGTCGAACCCGACCCCACCGCAGCACCGGCCAGTCGATGGACCATCCGACTGGACCACCACGGACTGCCCGAGGTCATCCCACCGGTACGGATCGATCCGCGACAGCGACCCCGACAACATGTCCGCTTCACCGAACGATCCATGCGACAACGCCGCTGA
- a CDS encoding ornithine cyclodeaminase family protein — MPLITLDDAATRSLLEPRVLISALREAFADLRDGAFELPQRLALADSGYLVMPTRHSGRESLVVKILSLAAGRDPMISGLVSWSSTATDRSVVAPAETITSLRTGAITGLATDLLAAPDASRLAIFGAGALAADQVRAVHAVRPLSEVTVVVRTPSRADPLMARLRAELPEVDLAVVAIGDRDLSRCDIICCATSSTAPLFAVTELAERVHINAVGSYKPSMHEFPSELITDAASVVVDDLAACMTESGELIDAVRADLIGTDDLTELTTIVGGAPAVSGRTVFKSVGVAIQDWAAMELLAASHS; from the coding sequence ATGCCTCTGATCACGCTGGACGACGCCGCAACCCGTTCGCTGCTCGAGCCACGGGTGTTGATCAGTGCCCTGCGGGAGGCCTTCGCCGACCTGCGCGACGGGGCCTTCGAGCTGCCGCAGCGACTGGCGCTCGCCGACTCCGGCTATCTGGTGATGCCGACCCGGCACAGCGGCCGTGAGTCCCTGGTGGTCAAGATCCTGTCACTGGCCGCCGGTCGGGATCCGATGATCAGCGGTCTGGTCAGCTGGTCGAGCACCGCGACCGACCGCTCGGTGGTCGCCCCGGCCGAGACCATCACCTCCCTGCGGACCGGGGCGATCACCGGACTGGCCACGGATCTGCTGGCCGCGCCGGACGCCTCGCGCTTGGCGATCTTCGGCGCGGGAGCGCTGGCCGCCGATCAGGTCCGGGCGGTGCACGCGGTGCGGCCGCTGAGCGAGGTGACCGTCGTGGTTCGAACGCCGTCCAGGGCCGATCCGCTGATGGCCCGATTGCGGGCAGAGCTTCCCGAGGTGGACCTTGCTGTGGTGGCGATCGGCGATCGCGACCTGAGTCGCTGCGACATCATCTGTTGTGCCACCTCCAGCACTGCGCCGCTGTTCGCGGTGACGGAGTTGGCCGAACGGGTCCACATCAACGCGGTGGGCTCGTACAAACCGTCGATGCACGAGTTCCCCTCCGAGTTGATCACCGACGCCGCGTCGGTTGTTGTCGATGATCTTGCCGCCTGCATGACCGAGTCCGGCGAGTTGATCGACGCCGTGCGGGCCGATCTGATCGGCACCGACGATCTGACCGAGTTGACCACGATCGTCGGCGGAGCACCCGCCGTGTCGGGACGAACCGTCTTCAAGTCGGTCGGTGTAGCGATCCAGGACTGGGCGGCGATGGAGCTGTTGGCGGCGTCGCACAGCTGA
- a CDS encoding GntR family transcriptional regulator has product MNKTSRYLEPLIRESTPSIIADKIRDAIGHGDIPAGAQLYEADLARTLGVSRGPLREGLQRLTQEGLLTSVRNRGVFVIEMTPDNVRDMYLLRSAIERAALGLLLKRDPSGARDRLTDICIEMEKAHDVPARSEVDIAFHEELVALSGSERLRRVHRTMITETRMCIHALAESYALSDDRVAEHQAIADAIAKADPDDADRLMVEHMDDALARLMPAE; this is encoded by the coding sequence ATGAACAAGACCAGCCGCTACCTGGAACCGCTGATCCGGGAGTCCACACCGAGCATCATCGCCGACAAGATCCGCGATGCGATTGGTCACGGCGACATTCCCGCCGGCGCTCAGCTCTACGAGGCCGATCTCGCCCGCACCCTCGGGGTGAGCAGGGGACCGCTCCGCGAAGGACTGCAGCGGCTCACCCAAGAAGGTCTGCTGACCTCGGTCCGCAATCGCGGTGTCTTCGTGATCGAGATGACTCCCGACAATGTCCGCGACATGTACCTGCTGCGCAGCGCGATCGAACGCGCCGCGCTCGGCCTGCTGCTCAAACGCGACCCCTCTGGTGCCCGAGACCGGTTGACCGACATCTGCATCGAGATGGAAAAGGCCCATGACGTCCCGGCTCGTTCCGAGGTCGATATCGCGTTCCACGAGGAGCTGGTCGCGCTGTCCGGCAGCGAACGGCTGCGCCGGGTGCACCGGACCATGATCACCGAAACCCGGATGTGCATCCACGCGCTGGCCGAGAGCTACGCGCTGTCCGACGACCGCGTTGCCGAGCATCAGGCGATCGCCGACGCGATCGCCAAGGCCGATCCCGATGACGCCGATCGGCTGATGGTGGAGCACATGGACGATGCGCTCGCCCGACTGATGCCCGCAGAGTGA